CACCGAGGAAGAAGGAGGGGCATGACGCCCACGACAACGGCCGCGATCGACTCGCGCGGCCTCACGAAGCACTACGGGTCGACCGTCGCGCTCGATCGCGTCGAGTTCGAGGTGCCCACCGGGCAGGTGTTCGGCGTGATCGGGCCGAACGGCGCGGGCAAGACCACGATGATGCGCCTGATGCTCGACATCATCCACCCCACCGCGGGCGAGGTGAGCGTGCTCGGCCAGGACCCGCGGCACAGCGGGCCGAAGCTCCGCAAGCGCATCGGCTTCCTGCCCGGCGAGCTGCACCTCGGCGGGCGCGGCAGCGGGCGCGACCTGCTGCGCCACTACGCGCGCATCTCGGGCGGCGTGCCGCCGGTGCGCATCGAGCAGCTCGCCGACCGGCTCGGCGTCGACCTCTCGCGCCCGGTGCGCAAGCTCTCCAAGGGCAACAAGCAGAAGGTCGGGCTGATCCAGGCGTTCATGCACGAGCCCGAGCTGCTGGTGCTCGACGAGCCCACGAGCGGCCTCGACCCGCTCGTGCAGCAGGAGTTCCTCACCATGGTGCGCGAGGCGAAGGCCGCCGGGCAGACCGTGTTCCTCA
This portion of the Agromyces rhizosphaerae genome encodes:
- a CDS encoding ABC transporter ATP-binding protein; translated protein: MTPTTTAAIDSRGLTKHYGSTVALDRVEFEVPTGQVFGVIGPNGAGKTTMMRLMLDIIHPTAGEVSVLGQDPRHSGPKLRKRIGFLPGELHLGGRGSGRDLLRHYARISGGVPPVRIEQLADRLGVDLSRPVRKLSKGNKQKVGLIQAFMHEPELLVLDEPTSGLDPLVQQEFLTMVREAKAAGQTVFLSSHVLSEVQQAADQVAILREGRIATVATVKQLRESAVRHVRVVVADEDAGALAATLSASPGISAIGQSQLGPAEGESEFTATIDAHVDDFVKALAQHTIIDLAIEEPELEESVMRYYEASDAPAATTDEEDAR